The Ptychodera flava strain L36383 chromosome 18, AS_Pfla_20210202, whole genome shotgun sequence sequence ACTACGTTTGCAAAATCTTACTCTCCCAAAGGATGTGTTTGTGACATATTTACCCCCTCCATAAATTCCTTAACCCCCTCGTTCATCGTACCACTGTGTGCATGGTAGGAGGGGACGGGGTTACCCTAAGGCTGACATCATCACTACCAGTACCACAGCCTGAAGGGCACGTAGCACGGGAAAATCGCATGTACGATATTTCTTTGTAAACGGTCCATCCGGTCAAAATTATTCCCTTCGGAAAATGACTGACGAATACCAGATAAAATGCATTACGTATTACATGCGTATGATATATAGAATCagaagcaataaaccacactcAGCGACAGGTATACCGTCATGTTTTGACGTACCGGCTCGCGACATATGAAAGAACTATAGTCAgcgcatatatgtcgtgaactagACAAAATCGAGTAGTCTTGTATACCCGTTGCTGAAATGGTTTATTGCTGTTATATCATAACAGCATATTGAAAATCTGGTGCGATCCGTgataaaaaggaaaattttcTCTAACAGAGCGCTCGCGCGTGGAGCACGCGCGAGCGTTCTATTAGGGAAAAATTCCCAGCTGGAGCAGCTGTGCTATGCCGCGAATTCGATCAACGAGGGTCAGGGAATGGAGCTATTCTTGAAAAAAGACGTTCGGTGGTAGGAGGGAATATATTTTATTCAATCAGTGGGCGGGGAAGAGGGCATCACTCTTAAGTCAGTAGGCGGGGAAAATTTAAgtgttatatttttattttaagcaCACCTTGGTTAGAATGGCAAAATCATGTGTTGAGGGGAAATTTTGTTCTCGGATGAGGACAATGGTGAGTTCCGATGTCGTGGAGAGGGATACTTGGGAGTTTTGGTAGTGGGAGAAGATTTGGGAAAATTGTGGGTGGCAGAGGAAGCTTTTCAAAGCGTGATGTGGAGCGCAGTTGCGAATAATTGGTTTGCCCAAAATTCTTTGACCTATCCTATATTTACActtaaaaacactgaaaacaccTTTGGTTACAATTTCTTGAAATAATCTGCTTGGCTGCCACTTATGTTTTGTGATTTTTACAACTCGATGAATAGGATCGCTATATTTGCGCTTGCTCTGAGTGCGTgtcagggctgtgtgttactggcgttatacggcctcccaccacacagccctgccacgcctatatttgcgccatcaatattggtatgatatacatgtattatagCGATCTAAACATACGCTAATGACTAAGGTCTTGTGTCGTAATCCACGCTCACAGAACTCATATTGTTTGCGTCTCAAACGTGGCAGCAACACAACCAGACACTAGCATACAACCATTACATGTAATATAAATGGCATTTATACTCAAGTGACCTTTGATGATATCTGGAAATACATCCATTCATAAAAGTGTACGGGGTATATTAGTAAAACCGTTGTTCGTGATGGAGTGTTTACATTTTGACACCAAATTTAACAGGAATCGGGATCCTGTACAGCAACAATATGTAAATTCACGAGAAGGATTTTTAATGTTAATTCGTAGTAAACGGGAAACGGAAAGCGTCACACCGCAGAATATTCAAAGCTACGGCACGTAGTTAAAGCCCGGTTGATTGGCTGGAGGACAGTCAAAGGGTTTATTTATAACACACAGCACATATCTCTACCAGCCATTGCTACTTCAAATATTTGACCGACGTGAACCCCGATATCTGACCGTCTGACTGTCACAGGTTTCAAACATGGCTAACACGGTGAACCCAGCGACACAGGGAACTCCACCGTCGGACGTGGACCCGAACTTCTCGAACCAAAGTGTGGAAAATTGCGACCCGGAACTGTGCATACAATTTCTCAACTTGCACAGGGACACGAACTACGATGGAATAGCAACACGGCTCAACACAAGCGATGTGCCATGGATGTCAGAGTTCCTCAGAAGGGATGGCCTGTCAGTGCTGACGGAAAATCTAGCCCGATTTGGAGAACGACGGGACGACGAAGACGCCTCGTTGAAGTGTGCATTTTGTATCAGAACTGTCCTGAACAAGGGCGTTGGGCTGAAGTTCATTCTACAGAAAGCAAACAAAAGACTGGTCCATAATATATTGCTTGGTAAGTGGGCAATTTAATGTCGTTTCCTCTATTCTGATGGAATTTGTGTCGGCATTGCATAGACACGTCCTGAGCTTCAGAAACTCGAGCAGGTGACCTGAGGTTCGTGAAAATTAATTGAGCCTTGTTCAACGAGTATTTTCTGTCATGGCTGTCATCATGTTAAATATTAATTATCTCCATGAATACACGCTAATTAACGGAAAGAGTGATAATATCGCGATCTAGTACCCGGATGTGCTCACAGCGGTAATAATGACATTGATTTCACTATGCAAAATATATCCAGTTATATAACAGACACATTCTGACAGTGCATTAGATAAAAATCGTtagtgatttttatttttattttcaataatattatgaGTTATTTCTTGCCgtaaaaattcattttactgtGCCCTTTTTGAAGTCTTTCTCGCtaagaaaatataaatatgtcaaCAGTCGCTCACGCACTTATCACGCGGTTTATTTGATTGTCGAATCGAGTTGAGTGTCAGTGCCAGCAAAtgtaatttattgtttttatcgCCCGCATGCACCCAGTCAGAATTGCTCTCCTGTGAACGATTCACAATGATCATGTCTGTGATCATTGCTCGACATTGAATGTAACTATACATTGATATACATTGTCACAAGGAAACCCTTCATCTTGACCTTCCGACctgaacattttacaaatacgTCATACATTTAGTACATAGCGCTAGATCATgaccaacttttgaaaaataggtCGAGTACCTCATGATGGTCATAATTTATAAATGCAGTTGACCATTGCAGCCAGCGAGTTGGTGACAATAGAGAACTTGCATTCAGCGATTTATTTATTACTCactgaaacacatttttgaaactcgATTACTCGACAGGTAATGCCATCTTTTTTCAGAGTTTGAGATACACGGAATTATTTATATAACTTTAACCACGATGCTACCtcttaaaataaacaatatcgAGTTTTATTAAATATCGCTTCGTGTGATAATTCAGGTTCCATAAGTGTCGTTCGATACCTCCACTCAGTCGGTTAATTCTGGTCAGAATCGACAGTAAACACGCTCGAAAGAAGGCAGCATTTCGTTCAGTGTGGTAACGTggtttcacaaaactgtcataAACAGGGATCTTTACTCTTGAGGCTAGATACTATTCtggctgcaataattgtagcccacggGCCGTGCGCTAGCTTTTTCTGTTGTGTCGTGTCGGCCCGTGTACAGAAAACACGACAGAAAAGGCCAGCGCACGGCCCATGGGCTACTAGATATTGTCAATATCACAGATATTCTCCAGAATGTACTTCAAATGGCCACATATTAAGTAATTCtattcattgttttattttaggTGTACAGTCGAGGTACACGAAAACGAAGATAGCTGTGACTGAAATACTCTCGGCACTGGCAATGTATTCTCCGGATGGTCATCAGTCAGTTATCAGTGCACTTGAGTTTTATAAGGTACTGTATTGTTGTAAATTCTCAAAATGCCTCTTCTGGTCCATTTACTTCTGCGTACACATTtattgaatctttacaaatgcATGTATGCCTGTCAGCCTGCCTTTCTGTGTGCCCGTCTTATATGGATATATAAACGTACATGCTTGcatataacatacatgtatgtatgtatgtatgtatgtatgtatgtatgtatgtatgtatgtatgtatgtatgtatgtatgtatgtatgtatgtatgtatgtatgtatgtatctatctatctatgtatgtatgtatgtatgtgtgtgtgtgtatgtatgtatgtatgtatgtatgtatgtatgtagtttgAAGGAAAGTCCACGTCCCTTTGTCTACAATTAAAAACTATTTTACCGTTTCGACCACACACAGGAGGTCTTCTTCGTGGTCTAAAATATGAAAACGAAATGATAAAAACACAGTGTAAATTGATGTAAAGAACTGGATATAGTATGAAGAAACTGAGAGAGAAGTGTAAAtctattatttaaaaaaaacataaagtGAGATGGATACTCTGTTAAAACTGatatgatataaataaaaaggacaatgctaaaatactgggtttaaaagcaacaaaatgaaaattatatgagtaataaaataacaATGTGGtttatatttttagaatgcaGTGTTAATTTCTGATAACACACCTCGTTTAGAAGACAGAACCGACAGGGCAACACATTAAGTTGCGTCCGAATGAAAGCAAAGCATCGGATCCTTTTACAACAGGTGGGACAACGAACATGCATCAAACTGATAATATCTGAGCACAAAGACAAgaacaacaaatgaacaaagATCTCCGTCGTCTAATGCGGAGATCAGAAGCAGACTTGATTGTGAAACTGTCCAACAATTACATACGAGACAGTCAACCTTCGAAATAAAAACTGAGAAAACAAGCATAAGAAGAAAAGCCCttacttttttaaaacaaaacgtAACAATAGACACGCCAGTGATTATCAAAAGAAACACAAGGCACAACTTAATCCTGATCAATCAAGTGTCATTAATATATCATCATCCTCTCTAACGGcagcagaacaaaaatactcGCTAAAGGTCTGACGTTTTGTCCAAAACGTGAACATATCAACAAATCAGAAGTCAAAGCCGACATACAGGAACTGAAACGCAAATGCAGACTACAATACAAGTTTCACAGCAGAGAGAACGCCCGTGATAATCATATGGACACCATCAAACCGTTTCCGAAAGACAATCCGGCTATAACCCAGCACCAGACGATCAAAAGACCATCTTTCAAAAGCACTGGCGTCTATTTCAACCATATCACCAAGGCTATCTTTCACTAATCGTTGCATCGTTAAATCGTTCCAATCGTTACATATCGTCAACCGccaaatttaaagaaaatactCGTCCACGCCAAAATTAACAGCACCAACAAATCAACCAGTCCCGGAAAATCCACACCGTGCAATACATGCAACCAAAGCAAAATCATGCTGTCACAGGAAAGTGGAGTCCTCAAGAATAAACACACCGACAAGTCTTTCCATATCACAGGCCAATTGACATGTTCAACCCGCAACCAGATATACGCCATTATTTGCCAGAAGTGTGATCAGGTATATAGGAGAAACACAACGTGAACTGCGGCGCAAATTAATGGGCATATCTATAGCATATGTAACCACAAGAACACATAAGTTACAGAACGTTTCAATTACACGATCACAGTATTGGTGAAGTATAGGTAAAGTCTTCTCACAGAAAACTCAGATACGGAAGCAATTAGAACTCAAAATAATAACTTGTCTAAATACACTATCCCCACATGGAATCAATAAAAAGGACTTGTAAGGCACCGGGCCCTAATATCTCCTCCCCCTGGGGAGCCCAACCGCTGAAATACTCACCTGGGGAGTCCTTTGTTCTATTGTCTTTCTCCACTCTCCTTATTATCATCGAAACACATCTTCTGGCGCGATAACTTTTGTAAGTTTTATTTCGTTTCTCATATAATTTTACTTTCTAATTTTAAATCCAGTATTATAGCATTGTCCtttttatttatatcatatCAGTTTTAACAGAGTATCCGTCTCactttatgttttttttaaatttgagatttacactGCTCTCTCAGTGGTCGAAACGTtggtaaaataaagtttttaaccGTAGACAAAGGAACTTGCTCTTTCCTTCAAAGTAATTCAAAGTCTCTGTCAAAGTGTTGTATCTACATTGTAGTTGGACTGATTCTAACCATATCTACGAactcaatgtatgtatgtatgtatgtatgtatgtatgtatgtatgtatgtatgtatgtatgtatgtatgtatgtatgtatgtatgtatgtatgtatgtatgtatgtatgtatgtatgtatgtatgtatgtatgtatctatgtatctatgtatatgtatgtgtagcTATGTAGCTACGTGTTGAGTTATATGTATGCTTAGGGAAATTCAATTCACATCTTGGGGTTTCAAAGATTGGCTTAGTAAGTTCCTTATGTGTCCAGTTTTGGTCGCTTTCTACTGTTATCGGAGATTTTCCGAAGGTGTCTACTGTGCATTGGTTTCCCATACGATATCAAACGACCTTCTACTATTAACTTTCTTGTCTGCTGAAACGAGTTCGTGTTTTTTAAAGTCAATACAGCTACTTATTGTGTGCGATGTATAAAAATTACTAAAAAGGTACCACATTCGTTTTGTAATGTTTCAGAGAGAAAGAGGTCAAAGGCACAGATTCAGCATTATCATCGAGGAATTAGAAAAGACTCAGTCTTCAAAATACAAGTTGACATTGGTTGTTTTTGTAAATAGTTTGTTAGTTAAGATGGCTGACACCGCAGAGGGACGTCAAACGAGAGAAGCGTTCCTGGAGCTTGGAATTCTCGACATTCTTGATAAGCTGAGGTAAGCTAGttaacaaaattgtaaaaaaatgtaccaGCCATAATCCTCGTAAGTAAGGACTGAGACTAACTATTTTCTATAttgtattgtaatattgcatgGTTTTTAAATatccatattttaaaatttctggAATGATACTCCGGATAGCGTGTCTCAACGTTGTCACATTGTAGTACAAGTCAGCGTCTTTGAGTTGACTAATAGGTTCTTTCACGATACTGTTCCCGAAACAGACAAATTTGCGTACTAATGTAAAAATTATTGGATTATGTAAAATTTCGCGATTCATTGGCGTAGAATGGAATTGATATTATCAGTATGAATCACTGTCGCCTTGACATCATGTCACGTGAACACCTGCAAAAGATGATTTTTCCATGTGACAATTTAACAAGCCAGTCATTCAACTCAACATGAAATTACGGCAATATGGTCGAGTAATGAGAGAGtgaataaaatcaattttttagGGAAGAAGAGTGTGGGGCGATTGTCGATCAGATTGACTACCTTGAACATCTTCTGCTGCATGACTACGAAGAAGAGGAAGGATTTGATGAAGTTGACGGACCCATCGGAACACCCACAGATGTAAGTAGAATTATATTAATTAAATAATCACATGAAGTAATATTACTTTGTCTTGATATAACGTCATGTCATTAATTATTGGAAGAATCTTTGATGGTGAAGCATTTGTATATTTGCATTTACAACACAGGATGATGTACTTTCGCTATTGAGAAAACTTTGCTATTTTGGGACATATTTTGCCAATATTTGATTccattaaaaacaaataaacgaaGTATATTTGCactttgttttggtaatttatccTCTTGAATTTTAGCCTTTTATGTGTAGGGTCcctcaaaacaaaattaaatcgAAAAACTTACAGTGGCTTTGCAAACTTCCTTATGAAGTGACCTTGAATATAGAAAGTGAATATTGATGGGGagaattaaaattcaaatttttcgaATGATTGTGAGCGTCATTTGTTCGATCATGTGTTACAGAGGGCGCCCCTACTGTGCACCGTATGCCAAAAGAGATTGCAGCATGattttaaattataattattGCTTAATCAAACTTGCCGCATGTATATTAGCGTAACctgaatttaaaacatttttggtgatttgaaatagagggcgctgtactGTACACGTACGCCAATAGATAGACATGATTTGATTTAATAGTTTCAAATGAAAGTGTTCCGAGGACATCAAGTAATTGTGTGGTATGTGTATGTTTGACTATACTACAGAGATGTATCTTCTTTGCAGAAAAATAGAAACACTAGAACAGGGCAACACAAAGCAGACGGTGCAAGTTATAAAGAACTGTACAACTCTTGGTTTATGGATGAAATTGATGCCGGCCTTTCATCCGAAGCTGAAGCAGGAGCTGTCTTTAGCGGTGACAGTATTATTGATGACATCTGGAAACGACTAGTAAGGGTAAGCTGTGAATCAAGCGACTGCGATGATCAAATAATATATCTGAGCTCTTTTATCAAATGCAAGATTGCAGAGTAAAATAACTTCGCCAgaagtgtgtgtttgtgtgttaatGTGGTATATACTGGGAATTGGATTTTTTTCGATGCTGATTATGACTCTCACGATTTCCACCCAGACTCTTACATACAGCTACACACGTTTATATTCTTCTACTGACAATAAGAAAAGAGTTGACAGATAATTTTAGCTGCGTGATACGGCAAAAATCATACAATTCTCAGCAACAATGTCAAAAAATGCACACATTGCTGTCAATCATGGCAACTGCgctgttacaaattactaatGTGGTTTTAATTTGCTCATTTTGCAGGAAACGTGAACTCCATCGAATCCCTACCACAGTCTCGGTACTTAAGaattgtactgaaattaaattacAACCTGGAACACCAGTCATGCCGTTAACTCCTTTCAGAGTTTGTTTGTCAATATTATTTTCCAGAGTTGCATGTTTATAACTATTACAGTgctgaaatgtaatttttatcacaagAGTAGAACGCTGGATAGAATGTTTAACATTTGGTATCAGACAACTTAAAAAGTTGTAAGTAAACATCTCTTCTTAAAATTAGTAACAGTGGTTCCGCTGCTTCATGAAGCCTACACGCCGGCAAGTACAGTGATGAACCTCATGTACCATACTAACCTATCAGGTACTTGTTTTATAAAGGTGAAAcggatatacatgtactttaatGTGCCACAGTTTTAATATAtcattttttaaccatctgtCGACTTTCCTTTCATTCGGTCAAGTAAAGACATCCAAGgaaaaatgtgatttcaaatcaaacattgaagggacttgtgcaaattttgaaaatattttattttattctgacaAACAAGGTCATTTTCTCTTTCTTCTCCATAGAGCactaatattgaaattttgaataaaagtcaTGCAAAAACAACGTACTCTGTACTATATgcaatgatattgttgacatttgtatTCAAGTCTGGACAAAAGTttgccaacaacaacaacaacaacgtttTAAACACTTCGGTTTTGTGAACAAATTCAGTTACAAGCTTTTCTAACATGAACTGGACAGACAGAGCAAGAAACTATTCACCAACGGAATATTGTATCCGAAAATACACCGAC is a genomic window containing:
- the LOC139116793 gene encoding inverted formin-2-like, which produces MANTVNPATQGTPPSDVDPNFSNQSVENCDPELCIQFLNLHRDTNYDGIATRLNTSDVPWMSEFLRRDGLSVLTENLARFGERRDDEDASLKCAFCIRTVLNKGVGLKFILQKANKRLVHNILLGVQSRYTKTKIAVTEILSALAMYSPDGHQSVISALEFYKRERGQRHRFSIIIEELEKTQSSKYKLTLVVFVNSLLVKMADTAEGRQTREAFLELGILDILDKLREEECGAIVDQIDYLEHLLLHDYEEEEGFDEVDGPIGTPTDKNRNTRTGQHKADGASYKELYNSWFMDEIDAGLSSEAEAGAVFSGDSIIDDIWKRLVRET